The following proteins are encoded in a genomic region of Bernardetia sp. MNP-M8:
- the ftcD gene encoding glutamate formimidoyltransferase has translation MKQLIECVPNFSEGRNMDIINQITKEIESVEGVSLLDVDPGKATNRTVVTFVGEPEPVLEAAFLAMKKAKELIDMSKHTGEHPRFGATDVCPLIPIANISMEETAKLAHKLAERVGKELDYPVYLYENAATKKERKNLAFVRQGEYEGLKERIKTETPDFGKAEFRPKTGATAISARDFLIAVNFNLNTTSSRRANSVAFDVREAGRVLREGNPITGKIKEDKKGEPLRQEGTCKGTKGIGWFIEEYGIAQVSMNITDVKATPLHIAFEETRKSAESRGMRVTGTEIVGLVPLKMMTSAGRYFLEQQERSTGVSEEELIKIAIKSMGLDDLKPFYPQEKIIEYKIADATKTPLLQKNLTEFAEETASESPAPGGGSISAYVGSLGAALGTMVANLSSHKRGWDSRWKEFSDLAEQGQIYKNQLLALVDEDTHAFNGIMNAFGLPKETETDIAARKKAISDATKNAIEVPLRMMEICASMFDWLEKLAKTGNPNSASDTGVGAICVRAALRGAYLNVKINTASFDDATFIEETLEKAKTYHKTAKKGEKEVLKLVKNAIKEM, from the coding sequence ATGAAACAATTAATTGAATGCGTTCCTAACTTTTCAGAAGGGCGTAATATGGATATTATCAATCAGATTACTAAAGAAATTGAAAGTGTAGAAGGCGTTTCACTTTTAGATGTCGACCCAGGAAAGGCAACCAACAGAACCGTTGTAACTTTTGTAGGCGAGCCAGAACCTGTTTTGGAAGCTGCTTTTTTAGCTATGAAAAAGGCGAAAGAACTCATAGATATGAGCAAACACACAGGCGAACACCCTCGTTTTGGTGCAACAGATGTTTGTCCACTTATTCCGATTGCTAATATTTCGATGGAAGAAACAGCAAAATTAGCACACAAATTAGCTGAGAGAGTAGGAAAAGAGCTAGATTATCCTGTTTATTTGTATGAAAATGCAGCTACAAAAAAAGAGCGTAAAAACTTAGCTTTTGTAAGACAAGGAGAATATGAAGGACTAAAAGAACGAATCAAAACAGAAACTCCAGACTTTGGAAAAGCTGAATTTAGACCAAAAACAGGTGCAACAGCAATAAGCGCAAGAGACTTTTTAATTGCTGTTAATTTTAATTTAAATACTACTTCTTCAAGACGTGCAAACTCTGTAGCCTTTGATGTACGTGAAGCTGGAAGAGTATTGAGAGAAGGAAATCCAATTACAGGAAAGATAAAAGAAGACAAAAAAGGCGAACCACTACGACAAGAAGGAACATGTAAAGGAACAAAAGGAATTGGTTGGTTTATCGAAGAATATGGAATTGCACAAGTTTCTATGAATATTACTGATGTAAAAGCAACTCCTTTACATATTGCTTTTGAAGAAACACGAAAAAGTGCAGAATCTCGTGGAATGCGTGTAACAGGAACAGAAATAGTAGGTTTAGTTCCATTAAAAATGATGACTTCGGCAGGTAGATATTTCTTAGAACAGCAAGAGCGTTCGACAGGAGTTTCGGAAGAAGAATTGATAAAAATTGCTATCAAATCAATGGGTTTAGATGATTTGAAGCCATTTTATCCACAAGAAAAAATTATTGAATACAAAATTGCTGATGCTACAAAAACGCCTTTACTTCAAAAAAACTTAACAGAGTTTGCAGAAGAAACAGCTTCTGAATCGCCAGCACCAGGGGGAGGTTCTATTTCAGCTTATGTAGGAAGTTTGGGAGCAGCTTTAGGAACGATGGTAGCCAATCTTTCTTCACATAAAAGAGGTTGGGACAGTCGTTGGAAAGAGTTTTCAGATTTAGCAGAACAAGGACAAATTTATAAAAATCAACTTTTGGCTTTAGTGGATGAAGATACTCATGCTTTTAATGGAATTATGAATGCTTTTGGTTTACCAAAAGAAACTGAAACGGATATTGCTGCAAGAAAAAAAGCTATTTCGGATGCTACAAAAAATGCGATTGAAGTTCCGTTGAGAATGATGGAAATTTGCGCTTCTATGTTTGACTGGTTAGAAAAATTAGCCAAAACAGGAAACCCAAATTCGGCTTCTGATACAGGTGTAGGTGCAATTTGTGTACGTGCTGCATTGCGTGGAGCTTACTTGAATGTAAAGATTAATACTGCTTCCTTTGATGATGCAACCTTTATTGAAGAAACTTTAGAAAAAGCAAAAACCTACCACAAAACAGCAAAAAAAGGTGAAAAAGAAGTTTTGAAATTGGTTAAGAATGCAATTAAGGAAATGTAA
- a CDS encoding response regulator, producing MGSKKILIAEDSSVIQNITRKVLQFQNYEIETAKDGLQVLEAMAMGDFDAILMDINMPKMDGMECAKKIRAMSDPKKAKIPIIAITGNARNYTAKDFSAVGINDYMQKPVNFDDLVEKLSSYLEK from the coding sequence ATGGGTTCTAAAAAAATACTTATTGCAGAAGACAGTTCTGTAATTCAAAACATTACTCGCAAAGTATTGCAATTTCAAAATTATGAAATTGAAACAGCAAAAGACGGTTTACAAGTGTTGGAAGCAATGGCAATGGGAGATTTTGATGCGATATTAATGGACATCAATATGCCAAAAATGGACGGAATGGAATGTGCTAAAAAAATTCGTGCTATGAGTGACCCTAAAAAAGCTAAAATTCCAATTATTGCAATTACTGGAAATGCTCGTAATTATACTGCAAAAGATTTTAGTGCAGTAGGAATCAATGATTATATGCAAAAACCTGTAAATTTCGATGATTTGGTTGAAAAACTTTCTTCTTATTTAGAAAAATAA
- the dnaG gene encoding DNA primase, whose protein sequence is MSIPSHIIDQIRENAHIEEVVGDFVTLKKQGSSFKACCPFHQEKTPSFVVTPSKGIFKCFGCGKGGDSITFVMEHENLSYPEALKFLAGKYSIEIPEESERSDEAKQEQQHRESLLIVLAFAQKFYTENLKNTDEGKSVGGSYFKERGFIQKTQEKFELGYAFDQWDSILKAATEKGYSSQFLEDTGLVIKKEDRHYDRFRGRVMFPIHNVSGRTIGFGARALKKDQQPKYLNSPETEIYQKSHVLYGIFQAKNSIRREENCYLVEGYTDVIGLHQAGIENVVASSGTSLTDGQINLLKRFTDRVTLLFDGDKAGLKAAIRGIDIILEQGLDVQAVVLPEGHDPDTFVTEQGGEKTKNYLESKAQNFLRFKYQVLVPDKDDPMARASALKELCQTIAVVPDVFKRSLLTKELAHWMEISEQDVILETNKFIHKRAAQKLKEQERDKNRQHRERHQNRTSQTNTQNNSSDEFGYFPPSEYGQAEHEQGFQNESNYYEEFGGQAIDLSELEAALNPQQKKEQQNTAFFRQYEDEITRLMIRYGHQTIAGGEYICDYILEEISEIPSLNPSYAQLRIIYENARINDIKISYQELLTDFIQNDEKLIQIVTGFLTDSSQISPNWEKRMQLVIPNEEKQLATIIPQTILHLKRVFLKGILNENLRKIKKANNQSQEEIEKLLLIYQELKTQEIQISNELGIVIHK, encoded by the coding sequence ATGTCTATTCCCTCTCACATCATCGACCAAATAAGAGAAAATGCCCACATTGAAGAAGTAGTGGGTGATTTTGTTACGCTCAAAAAACAAGGTTCTAGTTTTAAAGCATGTTGTCCTTTTCACCAAGAAAAAACACCTTCGTTTGTTGTTACACCAAGTAAAGGTATTTTTAAATGTTTTGGCTGTGGAAAAGGTGGTGATAGTATTACCTTTGTGATGGAGCATGAAAACCTGAGTTATCCTGAGGCTTTAAAGTTTCTTGCAGGAAAATATAGTATCGAAATTCCTGAAGAAAGCGAACGTAGTGACGAAGCCAAACAAGAACAACAACACCGAGAAAGTCTTTTAATTGTTCTTGCTTTTGCACAAAAATTCTATACTGAAAATCTTAAAAATACTGACGAAGGCAAATCTGTTGGAGGAAGTTATTTCAAAGAACGTGGATTTATCCAAAAAACACAAGAAAAATTTGAGTTAGGATATGCTTTTGATCAATGGGATTCTATCCTAAAAGCTGCTACTGAAAAAGGATATAGTAGCCAGTTTTTAGAAGATACAGGACTAGTAATAAAGAAAGAGGATAGACATTATGACCGTTTTCGTGGGCGTGTAATGTTTCCAATTCATAATGTTTCGGGTAGAACAATCGGTTTTGGAGCAAGAGCCTTAAAAAAAGACCAACAACCCAAGTATCTGAATAGTCCAGAAACAGAAATTTATCAAAAAAGCCATGTTCTTTATGGAATTTTTCAAGCAAAAAATTCTATTCGTAGAGAAGAAAATTGTTATTTGGTAGAAGGTTATACTGATGTAATTGGATTGCATCAAGCAGGAATTGAGAATGTAGTGGCAAGTTCGGGAACATCACTTACAGATGGACAGATAAACCTTCTAAAACGTTTTACAGACCGTGTAACACTGCTTTTTGATGGAGATAAAGCTGGTTTAAAGGCTGCTATTCGTGGAATTGATATTATTTTAGAACAAGGATTAGATGTTCAAGCTGTCGTTTTGCCAGAAGGACACGACCCTGATACATTTGTTACAGAACAAGGAGGAGAAAAAACTAAAAATTATTTGGAATCCAAAGCGCAGAATTTTTTGCGTTTTAAATATCAAGTTTTAGTACCTGATAAGGATGACCCAATGGCAAGGGCGAGTGCATTAAAAGAGCTTTGCCAAACGATTGCTGTAGTTCCTGATGTTTTCAAGCGTTCGTTATTGACAAAAGAATTGGCACATTGGATGGAAATAAGTGAGCAAGACGTAATCTTGGAAACCAATAAATTCATTCATAAAAGAGCAGCGCAAAAACTAAAGGAACAAGAAAGAGATAAAAACAGACAACACAGAGAAAGACATCAGAATAGAACTAGTCAGACCAATACCCAAAATAATTCTTCTGATGAGTTTGGCTATTTTCCACCTTCTGAATATGGACAAGCAGAGCACGAACAAGGTTTTCAAAATGAATCAAATTATTATGAAGAGTTTGGAGGACAAGCCATTGATTTATCCGAATTAGAAGCTGCATTAAATCCTCAACAAAAAAAAGAACAGCAAAATACAGCTTTTTTTCGTCAGTATGAAGACGAAATCACACGCCTGATGATTCGTTATGGACATCAAACTATTGCAGGAGGAGAGTATATTTGTGACTATATTTTGGAAGAGATAAGTGAAATTCCATCACTAAATCCTTCTTATGCACAGCTTCGTATTATTTATGAAAATGCACGAATTAATGACATCAAAATTTCGTATCAAGAATTATTAACCGATTTTATTCAGAATGATGAAAAATTAATACAAATTGTTACAGGATTTTTGACTGATTCTTCTCAGATTAGTCCAAATTGGGAAAAACGCATGCAACTTGTTATTCCAAATGAAGAAAAACAACTAGCTACTATTATCCCTCAAACTATTTTACATCTGAAAAGAGTTTTTCTAAAAGGAATTTTGAATGAAAACTTACGAAAAATAAAAAAAGCAAATAATCAAAGTCAGGAAGAAATAGAAAAATTACTACTTATTTATCAAGAACTTAAAACACAAGAAATACAAATTTCGAATGAATTAGGTATTGTAATTCATAAATAA
- a CDS encoding DUF1987 domain-containing protein: MNPPIFYIEGKKYIPEVRFDSTKGLLEFSGQCYHEYTEEFFAPIYKWASEYLEEPARTITLEFKMNYYNTVCSRCFLEFLEMFEDYALNQGGQVTVNWYYKSNDYDMMESGEDYQDDLELDINLISH, from the coding sequence ATGAATCCACCTATTTTTTATATAGAAGGAAAAAAATATATTCCAGAAGTTCGTTTTGATTCTACAAAGGGACTTTTAGAGTTTTCGGGGCAATGTTATCACGAATATACAGAAGAATTTTTTGCTCCTATTTATAAATGGGCGAGTGAGTATTTAGAAGAACCTGCTCGTACGATTACACTAGAGTTCAAGATGAATTATTATAATACAGTTTGTTCTCGTTGTTTTTTAGAGTTTTTAGAGATGTTTGAAGACTATGCACTCAATCAAGGTGGACAAGTTACAGTAAACTGGTATTATAAATCAAATGACTATGATATGATGGAAAGTGGAGAAGATTATCAAGATGATTTAGAGCTAGATATCAATCTTATTTCCCATTAA
- a CDS encoding ATP-binding protein, with protein MISAPLPTNENERLEALLRYEVMDTESEKEFDDLVKLASQICESEISLVSLIDSERQWFKAKVGLDALETHRDMAFCAHAILQDDIFEVENALEDERFHDNPLVADKDGLNIRFYAGMPLKNPEGLNLGTLCVIDNKPKKLTEAQKFALTTLGRQVVTQLELRLKFRDLQEEMKKVQAAQRQLIETEKMATLGQLAANVAHEINTPLGAIRSSADNSVVTMDGLLPRLTGFLQGLSPEKSLIFNNLIKYSANAKNNFSSREKRAIKYRLIEEFEKLQIDEADTIANFIVELEVYNNPELYKPLLETEDPCYTFKVAHQLSRIAKNNKTIKLATDKASKIIFALKNFSRQDKTGEKAIININRGIEDTIVLYENQFKRGIDLQLRLEEIPEFMGYPDELVQVWTNLIYNAIQVMESKGELNITTKLVTDSYNKKVVVSVTDTGAGIPIDIQDKIFDAFFTTKREGEGSGLGLDITKKIVEKHSGKIWFETQIGKGTTFFVELPL; from the coding sequence ATGATTTCAGCACCTTTACCTACTAATGAGAATGAACGTTTAGAAGCTCTTTTACGCTATGAGGTAATGGACACTGAATCTGAAAAGGAGTTTGACGATTTGGTAAAATTAGCCTCACAAATCTGTGAATCAGAAATTTCTTTAGTTTCCTTGATAGATTCAGAACGTCAATGGTTCAAAGCAAAGGTAGGATTAGATGCTCTAGAAACACATAGAGATATGGCTTTTTGTGCTCATGCTATCTTACAAGACGATATTTTTGAAGTAGAAAATGCACTTGAAGACGAACGCTTTCATGACAATCCACTTGTAGCTGATAAGGATGGATTAAATATTCGCTTTTATGCAGGAATGCCCCTCAAAAATCCAGAAGGACTAAATCTAGGAACGCTCTGTGTTATTGATAATAAACCTAAAAAACTAACAGAAGCTCAAAAATTTGCCTTAACAACATTAGGACGCCAAGTTGTTACACAATTAGAATTACGCCTAAAATTTAGAGATTTACAAGAAGAAATGAAAAAGGTGCAAGCTGCACAAAGACAACTTATCGAAACGGAAAAAATGGCTACTTTAGGACAGCTTGCTGCCAATGTAGCGCATGAAATAAATACACCTCTAGGAGCAATTCGTTCTTCAGCTGATAATTCAGTTGTTACAATGGATGGACTTTTACCTCGTCTTACTGGGTTTTTACAAGGATTATCTCCTGAGAAATCGCTTATTTTTAATAATTTGATCAAGTATTCAGCAAATGCCAAAAATAATTTTTCTTCTAGAGAAAAACGAGCAATAAAATATAGATTGATAGAAGAGTTTGAAAAATTACAAATTGATGAGGCAGATACAATAGCTAATTTTATAGTAGAATTAGAAGTATATAATAATCCAGAACTTTATAAACCTTTATTAGAAACAGAAGATCCTTGTTATACTTTTAAAGTAGCACACCAATTATCAAGAATTGCCAAGAATAACAAGACAATAAAACTAGCTACTGATAAGGCTTCTAAAATTATTTTTGCTCTTAAAAACTTTTCTCGTCAAGACAAAACAGGAGAGAAAGCAATAATAAATATTAATCGTGGTATTGAAGATACAATCGTTCTTTATGAAAATCAATTCAAGCGTGGAATAGACTTACAGCTTCGTTTAGAAGAAATTCCTGAATTTATGGGATACCCAGACGAGCTAGTACAAGTTTGGACAAATCTTATTTATAATGCCATTCAAGTAATGGAAAGCAAAGGAGAACTAAATATTACTACAAAGTTAGTCACAGATTCATATAACAAAAAGGTAGTTGTCTCCGTAACAGATACAGGAGCTGGTATACCAATAGATATACAAGATAAAATATTTGATGCTTTCTTTACAACCAAACGAGAAGGTGAAGGAAGTGGATTGGGGCTAGATATTACCAAAAAAATTGTAGAAAAACACAGTGGTAAGATTTGGTTCGAAACTCAAATAGGTAAGGGAACTACTTTTTTTGTAGAATTACCTCTATAA
- a CDS encoding SAM-dependent methyltransferase, whose protein sequence is MKIYLIPIWLEEGNKESLSQEIPMIIGQTKYFLVENLRTARRFISALKLGVVIDDLIFFQLDKKTTKTELENYFKQIPKNDKNNEPTKVGIMSEAGCPGIADPGALAVEYAHKNNIEVVPLVGASSILLALMASGFNGQNFAFHGYLSIDATKRKNEIKSLESESQKLKRSQIFMETPYRNNSLLTDILKVLNPKTKICVASNITSENQFIKTKTVAEWKKEIPDLHKIPTIFVLYAV, encoded by the coding sequence ATGAAAATATATTTAATTCCAATTTGGTTAGAAGAAGGAAATAAAGAAAGTCTTTCACAAGAAATACCAATGATTATTGGGCAAACAAAATATTTTTTAGTAGAAAATTTACGAACAGCAAGACGTTTTATTTCTGCGCTCAAATTAGGAGTTGTAATAGATGATTTAATCTTTTTTCAGTTAGATAAAAAAACAACAAAAACTGAATTAGAAAATTACTTCAAACAAATCCCTAAGAATGATAAAAATAACGAACCTACAAAAGTAGGAATTATGTCAGAAGCAGGTTGCCCTGGAATTGCAGACCCAGGTGCATTGGCTGTTGAGTATGCACATAAAAATAATATTGAAGTTGTTCCTCTTGTGGGCGCATCATCAATTTTGCTTGCACTAATGGCTTCAGGCTTTAATGGACAAAATTTTGCTTTCCATGGTTATCTTTCTATTGATGCAACCAAACGCAAAAATGAAATTAAGAGTTTAGAGTCTGAAAGTCAGAAACTAAAGCGTTCACAGATTTTTATGGAAACGCCTTATAGAAATAATTCTTTACTGACAGATATTTTGAAGGTCTTGAATCCGAAAACAAAAATTTGTGTTGCTTCAAATATTACTTCTGAAAATCAATTTATCAAAACAAAAACGGTTGCAGAATGGAAAAAAGAAATACCCGATTTACACAAAATACCGACAATTTTTGTTTTGTATGCTGTCTGA
- the cysC gene encoding adenylyl-sulfate kinase produces MKPCVIWFIGLSGSGKTTLSDALFEELHTRYPSTLLKKLDGDLLRNGLNSNLGFSLVDRNENIRRSAEVAKLFYESGFVVLASFITPTHQNQKLLTDIFQKSKVFQDSQSTINLFKVFIDCPLETCEQRDVKGLYKKARTGEIKEFTGISSPFEKPLPNQVDIIIDSSKFTIKESIGFILDKLEEKSYL; encoded by the coding sequence ATGAAGCCTTGTGTTATTTGGTTTATTGGTCTTTCAGGTTCTGGCAAAACAACACTTTCAGATGCTCTTTTTGAAGAATTACATACTAGGTATCCTTCTACTTTACTCAAAAAACTAGATGGTGATTTGCTCAGAAATGGACTCAACAGTAACTTAGGTTTTTCTTTAGTAGATAGAAATGAAAATATTCGTCGTTCGGCAGAGGTAGCCAAACTTTTCTATGAGAGTGGTTTTGTTGTATTGGCTTCTTTTATTACTCCGACTCATCAAAATCAAAAATTGCTTACTGATATTTTTCAAAAAAGTAAAGTTTTTCAAGATTCTCAGAGTACTATTAATTTGTTCAAAGTTTTTATTGATTGTCCTTTGGAAACTTGTGAACAAAGAGATGTAAAAGGACTTTACAAAAAAGCACGCACAGGAGAAATAAAGGAGTTTACAGGAATTAGTAGTCCTTTTGAAAAACCATTACCAAATCAAGTAGATATAATCATCGATAGTAGTAAATTTACGATAAAAGAAAGTATAGGATTTATTTTGGATAAATTAGAAGAAAAAAGTTATTTGTAA
- a CDS encoding ATP-binding cassette domain-containing protein, with protein sequence MITVKNIKKAFNGKEILKGISAEFKQGVTNLIIGSSGTGKSVLLKCTVGLIKPDEGSIFYDGKNLYESDREEQRAIREQIGMLFQGSALFDSMTVEQNVRFPLDMRSKGMSDADKLERVNFCLKRVGLEGSNDKKPAEISGGMMKRVGIARAIVMNPKYLFCDEPNSGLDPQTSIMIDNLILEITEEYNMTTIVVTHDMNSVMEIGKNIVFLSEGHKEWEGTKEQIVHSDVKSLNDFVFSNSLMVAYKKSEEERANR encoded by the coding sequence GTGATTACAGTAAAAAACATAAAAAAAGCCTTTAACGGAAAAGAAATTTTGAAAGGAATTAGTGCTGAATTCAAACAAGGCGTTACTAACTTAATAATTGGCTCAAGTGGAACAGGAAAAAGTGTACTCTTAAAGTGTACAGTAGGACTAATAAAACCAGATGAAGGTTCAATTTTTTATGACGGAAAAAATTTATATGAATCTGACCGAGAAGAGCAAAGAGCTATACGAGAACAAATAGGAATGCTTTTTCAAGGCAGTGCCCTTTTTGATTCCATGACAGTAGAACAAAATGTGCGCTTTCCTTTAGATATGCGTAGTAAAGGAATGAGTGATGCTGACAAATTAGAACGTGTAAATTTCTGTCTGAAAAGAGTTGGCTTAGAAGGCTCAAACGATAAAAAACCTGCTGAAATTAGTGGAGGAATGATGAAGCGTGTAGGAATTGCACGAGCAATTGTTATGAATCCAAAATACCTTTTTTGTGACGAACCTAACTCAGGACTAGATCCACAAACTTCTATCATGATTGATAATTTGATTTTAGAAATCACAGAAGAATATAATATGACAACCATTGTAGTAACTCACGATATGAATTCAGTTATGGAAATTGGTAAAAACATTGTCTTTTTGAGTGAAGGGCATAAAGAATGGGAAGGAACAAAAGAACAAATTGTACACTCAGATGTAAAATCTTTAAATGATTTTGTATTCTCAAACTCGTTAATGGTAGCCTACAAAAAAAGTGAAGAAGAGAGAGCAAATCGATAA
- a CDS encoding response regulator: protein MAKAKKTKAILCVDDDHIILGSLKIQLMQEFNDDFIIETAESGDEALEILDFLTERNINTLVVITDWLMPEMKGDELLVEINKQFPNVAKIMLSGQAEDEAIQNAFKEGNMHFFLSKPWDKKELIDKIYQSVEVISK, encoded by the coding sequence ATGGCGAAAGCAAAAAAAACAAAAGCAATTTTATGTGTAGATGATGACCATATTATTCTAGGAAGTCTCAAAATTCAATTAATGCAAGAGTTTAATGATGATTTTATCATTGAAACAGCAGAGAGTGGAGATGAAGCATTAGAAATTCTAGATTTTCTCACAGAAAGAAACATCAATACATTAGTTGTAATTACCGACTGGCTGATGCCTGAAATGAAAGGAGATGAACTGTTGGTTGAAATAAACAAACAGTTTCCAAATGTAGCTAAAATCATGCTTTCTGGTCAAGCTGAGGATGAAGCTATTCAAAATGCTTTTAAAGAAGGAAATATGCACTTTTTCTTATCCAAACCTTGGGATAAAAAAGAACTTATTGATAAGATTTATCAATCTGTTGAAGTGATTAGTAAATAA
- a CDS encoding outer membrane beta-barrel protein: MEKRNTRFTQNTDNFCFVCCLNDLNHRFKRETEESKPIFFLWRSTFLIIFSLLFSLVSNSAQAQLISAGFLTQGNYSRIRNIENFRRLAYGAGGFLEIQLKDNWRIRPQLLYSQIGGDVGEVRANTTSLRLHYIENQYSFSYIFEGNYWNYQVSAALSGAYLWKAQYDKNPSYDLRWATHDFDVGWLVGFGFRYETGSWRWFSTEFRHYWGRNSVFLDRFGFPVRNSVFSLRLAYSFPVKMK; the protein is encoded by the coding sequence ATGGAAAAAAGAAATACCCGATTTACACAAAATACCGACAATTTTTGTTTTGTATGCTGTCTGAATGATTTGAACCACAGATTTAAGAGAGAAACAGAAGAATCCAAACCCATTTTTTTTCTGTGGAGAAGTACGTTTTTGATTATTTTTTCTTTGTTATTCTCTCTAGTTTCAAACTCTGCTCAAGCCCAATTAATTTCAGCAGGTTTTCTTACACAGGGAAATTATTCAAGAATACGCAATATCGAAAATTTTCGTCGGTTGGCATACGGTGCAGGAGGGTTTTTAGAAATACAATTGAAAGATAATTGGCGTATTCGTCCTCAACTTTTATACAGCCAAATAGGAGGAGATGTAGGGGAAGTACGAGCAAATACAACTTCTTTGAGGCTTCATTATATAGAAAATCAATATTCATTTTCTTATATTTTCGAAGGAAATTACTGGAATTATCAAGTTTCGGCAGCACTTTCAGGAGCATATCTTTGGAAAGCTCAGTATGACAAAAATCCTAGTTATGATTTGCGTTGGGCAACACATGACTTTGATGTAGGCTGGCTAGTTGGTTTTGGTTTTAGATATGAAACTGGGAGTTGGCGTTGGTTTTCTACAGAATTCCGACATTACTGGGGAAGAAATAGTGTCTTTTTAGATAGATTTGGATTTCCTGTCAGAAATTCTGTTTTTTCACTTCGTTTGGCATATAGTTTTCCTGTAAAGATGAAATAA
- the metF gene encoding methylenetetrahydrofolate reductase [NAD(P)H] → MKVIEHLNANKGKTLFSFELIPPLKGESIQSIFDAMNPLMEFNPPFVDVTYHREEYVYKTRGEGLLEKKVTRKRPGTVGICAAIMNRYQVDAVPHIICGGFSKEETENALIDLSFLGIENVLALRGDAVKSEGSFIPEKDGHNYAVDLIGQIVNMNEGNYIDDDLHHPIPTNFCIGVAGYPEKHFESPNLNSDMAYLKAKVDAGAEYIVTQMFFDNAKYFAFVEKCKEAGINVPIIPGLKPFTTQKQLSVLPRIFHIDIPDDLVAAISACKDNKAVVEVGIEWAVQQSKELMEKGVPCLHYYTMGRSGATEKIAAQLF, encoded by the coding sequence TTGAAAGTCATAGAACATTTAAACGCAAATAAAGGTAAAACCCTTTTTTCATTCGAACTTATTCCACCTCTAAAAGGAGAAAGCATTCAATCTATTTTTGATGCTATGAACCCTTTAATGGAATTTAACCCTCCATTCGTTGATGTTACTTATCATAGAGAAGAATATGTATATAAAACACGTGGTGAAGGACTTTTGGAGAAAAAAGTAACTCGTAAACGTCCTGGGACAGTTGGTATTTGTGCAGCTATTATGAATCGTTATCAAGTAGATGCTGTTCCTCATATTATTTGTGGAGGCTTTTCAAAAGAAGAAACTGAAAATGCTCTTATAGACTTGTCTTTTTTAGGAATTGAAAATGTACTTGCTCTTCGTGGAGACGCTGTCAAATCAGAAGGTTCTTTCATTCCAGAAAAAGATGGACATAATTATGCTGTTGATTTAATTGGGCAGATTGTAAATATGAATGAAGGAAATTATATCGATGATGATTTGCATCACCCAATTCCAACAAATTTTTGTATTGGTGTAGCTGGTTATCCTGAAAAACACTTTGAATCGCCAAACTTAAATAGTGACATGGCATATTTGAAAGCTAAGGTAGATGCAGGAGCAGAATATATTGTTACTCAAATGTTTTTTGATAATGCAAAATATTTTGCATTTGTAGAAAAATGTAAAGAGGCAGGTATTAATGTTCCAATTATTCCAGGTTTGAAGCCTTTTACCACACAAAAACAACTTAGTGTTTTGCCTCGTATTTTTCATATTGATATTCCAGATGATTTAGTAGCTGCTATTTCTGCTTGTAAAGATAACAAAGCTGTTGTAGAAGTAGGGATAGAATGGGCTGTTCAGCAATCAAAAGAACTTATGGAAAAAGGTGTACCATGTCTGCATTATTATACAATGGGGCGTTCGGGAGCAACTGAAAAAATTGCAGCACAATTATTTTAA